The DNA region CGGGCTCATTTGCGAGCGGTAGCGTATCGCATGCTCGGATTGCCAGCGACGCAGAGGATGCCGTGCAGGAAAGCTGGCTTCGGCTGGGCCGGTCCGACGTCAGCGGCGTCGAGAATTTGCGAGCGTGGTTGACGACCGTCGTGGCGCGCGTTTGCCTGGACATGCTGCGGGCCCGGACATCGCGCCGAGAAGACTCGCTGGACGTGCACGTTCCCGATCCAGTCGTGACTCGCGCCGACGCGGATCCGGAATCCGCCGCGATGCTCGCCGATTCCGTCGGGCTCGCGCTGCTCGTCGTGCTTGAGACCCTCGAACCGCCGGAGCGGCTCGCATTCGTGTTGCACGATGTGTTCGGCATGACGTTCGATGAGATCGGGCCGATCGTGGACCGCTCGCCCGTTGCGGCACGCCAGCTCGCGAGCCGCGCGCGACGTCGTGTTCAAAGCAAGGCGCCGAGCTCAGATCCGGACCTGCATGAGCAACGGCGTGTCGTCGATGCCTTCCTCGCTGCCGCCCGCGACGGCGACTTCGAGGGGCTGGTCGCCGTGCTCGATCCGGACATCGTGCTGCGCGCCGATGGCGGTGCGGTCGCGGCCGCATCCCGAATCGTGCGAGGCGCACAGGCGGTCGCCGCGCAGGCAGCTACGTTCTCGAGGCTGGGCCTGTCCAATCAGATCGTCCTCGTGAACGGCAATATCGGGATCCTGACACGCCGCGCGAACGGGCGGCCCTTTTCGGTACTCGGATTTACCATTGCCGGCGGCAAGATCGCGGAGATGGACATACTGGCCGATCCCGAGCGCCTCAGCCGACTCGATCTGCCGGCACTCGACACCTGACGGAGGTATGAGACAGTGAAGAAGACTGAGTCTGCGAAGACCATGTCCCCTTCCAAACTGATCGACGCAAGGATCAAAGAGCTACCCGACTGGCGGGGCGAGACGCTCGCCCGGATGCGACGCCTCATCAAGCAGGCTGACCCCGAAGTGGTCGAGGAGTGGAAGTGGAGAGGGGTCCCGGTGTGGTCGCACGATGGAATCATCTGTACCGGCGAGACCTATAAGAGCGTCGTGAAACTTACGTTCGCCAAGGGAGCGTTTCTCAAGGATCCGGCGCGCCTCTTCAACTCCAGTCTCGAAGGCAACGTGCGCCGCGCGATCGACATCCACGAAGGTGACAAGATCGACGAGACGTCCTTCAAAGCCATCGTCCGCGCGGCCAGCGCCCTAAACGCGTCCAAGCCAAGCCGGCGAAAAGCTTGAAGACTGCCAATATTTTGGCGGTCTTCAAGTGGCTTACAAAGAATCGCGCGACTTCGCCTGACTCCGCCTAGCGGCGCGCTTTGCGGCGCGTACCCTTCGCGGTTCTCGTCCTGCGAATGGCTTTGGCCTTTTTGGTCTTTGCAGTGCCGCGCTTGCCGTAGCGGCGCTTCCGAGTGGCAGCGGCGCGCTGAGACGCTGCCCGGTGTCCCCGCTGCGGGTGGACCCCCAAATCGTGCGATGAGGATTCGGACAGGTCCACTCCGTAGTGCTTGGCCGCCTTCTTGATGTTTGCGAAGGCTAGCGCCCGATCTGCTTCCGATACGTCGATGACCTGATCGAAGCGTGCGACCGCGTTGCGCACGTGTCGCGCGTCGGTAAGCGGTTCCTTGCGTTGTTTCGGGAAAGCATAGACGCTGTCGGGCAAATCGCCCTGTTGGGTAAGGCGTCCATGCTTTTCGTGCGGTTTCCATGTGCTTTTCATATAGGCGTTTTACCCCGCTGCAGCGGCGCCATAAACGCCCTGCGTCGACGCTAAGTGCCCCGAGGAATAGAACAGCAGCAGCTGCGATCGTATGCCATCGCGGAAGGGAGAGTCTGTATGCGATGCCATAATCATTACCTTTACTAACGTCGAGGCAAGCAGCCGCGGCGTGAACGAGGGCATGGTCGAGTGAGTGGACTTCCGGCAGCCAGCGCTGGCGCTGACCGCGTCTTTCCCGCGTTAACGTCCGAACAGATTGCTCGCATTGCTGCGCACGGCCGGAAGCGTGCCACACAAACAGGCGATGTGCTCTACGAGCCGGG from Candidatus Eremiobacteraceae bacterium includes:
- a CDS encoding DUF6582 domain-containing protein — protein: MKSTWKPHEKHGRLTQQGDLPDSVYAFPKQRKEPLTDARHVRNAVARFDQVIDVSEADRALAFANIKKAAKHYGVDLSESSSHDLGVHPQRGHRAASQRAAATRKRRYGKRGTAKTKKAKAIRRTRTAKGTRRKARR
- a CDS encoding DUF1801 domain-containing protein, coding for MKKTESAKTMSPSKLIDARIKELPDWRGETLARMRRLIKQADPEVVEEWKWRGVPVWSHDGIICTGETYKSVVKLTFAKGAFLKDPARLFNSSLEGNVRRAIDIHEGDKIDETSFKAIVRAASALNASKPSRRKA
- a CDS encoding sigma-70 family RNA polymerase sigma factor, producing the protein GSFASGSVSHARIASDAEDAVQESWLRLGRSDVSGVENLRAWLTTVVARVCLDMLRARTSRREDSLDVHVPDPVVTRADADPESAAMLADSVGLALLVVLETLEPPERLAFVLHDVFGMTFDEIGPIVDRSPVAARQLASRARRRVQSKAPSSDPDLHEQRRVVDAFLAAARDGDFEGLVAVLDPDIVLRADGGAVAAASRIVRGAQAVAAQAATFSRLGLSNQIVLVNGNIGILTRRANGRPFSVLGFTIAGGKIAEMDILADPERLSRLDLPALDT